The DNA region GTTGTGCAGCTTCGCATGTCACTTGAACAAGGTGAGAACAATCAATAGTCTCAAGTTTGACGGTCATAGTACCATCTTCCAGTTTCGCGGCATCAAGAATCCCCTGTACAAGCATTTTCATATGCTCGGCCGATACCTGCATTTCTGCCAAATCACTCTTCAAAAGGTCCTTATCTACCAATGGCTTGGCCAATCTCTGTAACAGCAACTCAATCCGTCCGCTAATCCCCATGAGAGGATCGTTCAGATCATGAACCACCATGTGGCTTAGGGTGTCTCGAGCTTGTTCAGCTTGTCGTAAGTTTTCATAGCTTCGCCGCAAATCTGCAAGCAGCCATTCACGTTCATCTTGCAGCTTTTTGCGACGCAAACAGGCTTGCACACGTGCATCGAAATCACGCGATCGAAACGGTTTAATTATGTAATCATCAGCACCAAGCTCGAAGCACCGAGTGAGAGTTTTGTCGTCGTCCACGGCGGTGATCATCAACACCGGAATAGAAGCTAAATCGTTCTGTGTCTTTAGATGCTTGAGCACCTCGGTGCCATTCATATCTTGCATCATAATGTCCAGCAAGATTAAGTCCGGCTTCTCCGACCTGACTATATCCAGCCCTTGATAGCCGTTTTCCGCCAAGAGCGGAACACATCCCAAAACACGAATTCGCTCCCCCATAATGTTGCGGTTGTGCACCTGGTCGTCGACTATTAACACGCGCAACCCCGATATTGAGACGGATTCTTCACGGTGTGATGGCTCTATGATTTGGTCCACAGGAGCATTATCGATACATTCGGTAGTCGGCATTCTTACGATACCTCATTGACTGCAACTTCGCTTTTCGCAGCCATCATCTTTCTTAGATGAATTTCGTGGTTAATCGGTTTCAGTTCAGATGTCGCTGTAGGTACATGTTGATCCAGAACAGCATAGAGCGCTGCCGTGCGTATGGGTTTGGACAGATGGTCCTGAAAACCTGCTAACATATGCTTCTTGATCGACTTGTCACTCGCATCGGCTGTCAAGGCAATGACAGGAATCTCGTCGGTTCCAGGCATCTGCCGCAATCTTTCTAGCGCTGTAATGCCGTCCATTATCGGCATCCTGATGTCCATGAGAATGAGATCAGGACTAAAAGTGGCTGCTTTCTCAAGACCTTCCTGACCGTTACAAGCAGTTTCCACTTCGTAACCTCGCACGAGGAGCATGTCCAGGATTACCTCACGATTAACCTCATTGTCCTCAACCAGCAGAATCTTGCCACTGGCCGCTCGGTCTTGAAGATGTTCCTCTGAAACTGCAAGACTTTCGTACTCCGAAGATAACTCAATACTTGATCGTAGTGTAAACCAGAACGAGCTACCTTGGCCGACCTCACTTTCAACTCCAATATCACCCCCGTGCATCTTTACCAGCCGTCTGGTCAAACCCAGACCGATACCAGTACCGCCCAGTTGTTCGTCGCGAACTCGATTGACTTGATAGAACTCATCGAATACTCTGTCAATGACTTCCGGCTCGATGCCGATACCGGTGTCATTTACCTCAATACGGAAGAAACCATCTTCAGTGGGTTGGCCACTGATGGTAATATGACCACCTTCTGGTGTATACTTTATGGCGTTGGAAATCAGGTTTAGCAGAATTTGCTTGAGGGCTCTTTGATCAGCCTGAACACACACATCGTTAAAGTCCTCGGTTATCTTGAAGTGTAAACCCTTCTTTTTGATCTGACTCGATAGTATTG from Candidatus Zixiibacteriota bacterium includes:
- a CDS encoding hybrid sensor histidine kinase/response regulator; translation: MPTTECIDNAPVDQIIEPSHREESVSISGLRVLIVDDQVHNRNIMGERIRVLGCVPLLAENGYQGLDIVRSEKPDLILLDIMMQDMNGTEVLKHLKTQNDLASIPVLMITAVDDDKTLTRCFELGADDYIIKPFRSRDFDARVQACLRRKKLQDEREWLLADLRRSYENLRQAEQARDTLSHMVVHDLNDPLMGISGRIELLLQRLAKPLVDKDLLKSDLAEMQVSAEHMKMLVQGILDAAKLEDGTMTVKLETIDCSHLVQVTCEAAQPLAHFSHVNLTYELHENPLTVESDPTLLSRILHNLVGNAIKHSPAKGTVTCRSLNRNGECVISIDDEGPGIPPHLREKVFEKFYQIERETPGERSGVGLGLAFCKMATDRLGGRIWVENGPEGKGTSFKVAIRLIARPEL